DNA sequence from the Macrobrachium nipponense isolate FS-2020 chromosome 26, ASM1510439v2, whole genome shotgun sequence genome:
CCCTCCCCTAAATAGGGggacatccatccatccatcatgTGAGGCATATCTACGGTGGATTAAGATGGAAAAATCACCTTACGTCAAATAGTCTGGGATagttcataaataataataataataataataataataataataataataataataataataataataataataataataagtatcaagacctgaaaatagaaataagaaggatataggatatgccagtggaaattgtacccataatcatagggacactaggcatcatcccaagatctctgaaaaggaacctgtaaaaactagatgccgaggtagctccaggactcatgcagaagagtgtgctcctagaaacagcgcccatagtgagaaaagtgatggactttaagaaggcaggatgcgacccggaaccccacactataaaaaccacccagtcgaataggatgactgcgatggacccaaaaatagataaataaaaaaataataaaataataataataataatcataataattaccgTAAAAAATGGTTTCTTATCTAGATGCACAAATTTGGAGATTTGTGAAAACGTGTAAACAAAATATTCAAACATTACACAGAAGCACGAAGAAAATGAGACACTGggtatatatatgaatccttTCGTCTTTCAATACAAGACATTTTCAGTCACGTGACCTTGTAATTAcagccacacacatacacacgcaagcacacgtacacgcatatatatatatatatatatatatatatatatatatatatatatatatatatatatatatatatatatatatatatatatatatatatatatatatatatataatatatatatacacacacacacacacacacacacatatatatatatatattatatatatatatatatatatatatgtatgtaatgtatatgtatgtatgtatataattatatataaatgttgtgCGTAATTGCATGCACTGCAAACGTGGTTAGTACAAGAATACCTTCAAGAATGTTCATGCTTTACCAATAAAAACTTCACATCTTGGGAAACATTTGATCAATCTACGGTTCGACTACACGCACCAAAATCTGTTAATACCCGCATTATGAAACTTGGCTTCTTTCGTAAAATAGGCCAGGTAACTTCCCCCTCTCCACACCTGAGAAAACCAAACAGGAAGGATATTACTGAAAGTCATTCAgaacaacaacgagaaaaaagcaacaaaaaaccTATGTTATGAAAGTGGAAGTTTACGATATCTTTcgccgctgtttttttttttcggttgtcGGGAGGGGGCCCCTTGGGAAGGGCTGTGCTGGTCCATTTTCAAGGGAATTGGGGTGTCTTGCCTTTCTCTTTAGTCCACACCTAGATCAGAATGGGTCACTACGACCGGAAAATTGCGGTGGGTATTTGTGTGGTGTTGGGTAATATTAAAtgatgcagatatatatacatacacacacacacacacacacacacacacatatatatatatatatatatatatatatatatatatatatatatatatatataatgaatacacatatatacatatagtatatacagggtgtccataaagtcccagtacctttacaagtatttattgtttgtaaTGGTAAATAACATTTCCTGAAATATTTTCAAACCCTTTGCCTAAGATAATTCTTGAGGATAATTTTTTCAATCTCACAACAGCTTTTACAAATTCAACTATTCATAATCAAGCGTTATTAGGAAATAATTccgataatttaaaaaaaatttaaatataaaattattctgtGAAGAGTTTGAAACATaccatataagaaaaaaaatacagcaaataattCGGGATCCCGGCACAGGTAAGTTGTATATACACCTGCGATATGTAATTAAGGTTACCGTGTCAAAAGGTGGGTCTTCTATGGAAATGCTTTAGATGCAAAGAGGTCGCTCTTCCGCTAGTCAAAATCCGGATAATGATCCGGTTAATGAAAAAACTAATCAATAGAGTAACAGAACACCCGAATAAGTAATTCGGTAATTAAATTACTTTAATCACCCGAAGAAGCTTTTCTTGTATCGTAATAATTAAAAAGTACTTTGAAATAGATCTCTTCGTTGGAAAATAAGGTTTTCAAGGTGTTGGCgtacatttgtttttttaattcattttatttaattatctttttaagctttttttctttttggttgggGAGCGGTGGTCAACTTGCAATATCTTCCAAGAGAGACAAATTTGAATTTACGTATTCATGATCAGAGGAACTTTCATAACCACTGATGAGTCTCAATAAGtgattatcatctatatatcatatatatatattatatatataatatatattatattatatatatataatatatatatatatatacatatatatatctatatatagtatattaaaaccGAAACAACACATTAAAGGCCGATCTTTGGATCGTTGCTTCAGCCTAGAAATAATTGTCGAAACACTTGTTTATATCTGttattttggttatatatatatatatatatatatatatatatatatatatatatatatatatatagatattatatatatatatatatatatatatatatatatatatatatatatatagtatatatatatatatatatatatatatatatatatatatatatatatatatattatatatatatatatatatatatatatatatatgtgcgtgtgtgtgtgtgtgtgtgtgtgtataaattcatatacatatgatgCGTGTGTTATAGCAATTAAATTACACTGTTCTTTAAAGGAAGGACGAGATCCTGAAATGTTTCACAGCACGTTGTAACATATTCgcctatttatttaatttatgtgcattaaaataataataataataataatcatgttacaAGAGTGCTAATCTCATGGTTAACCAGAGAAGAGGCTCCTCtaataaatacagagagagagagagagagagagagagagagagagagagagagaataccaacaTCACCCTCACTATAAGATCTTTATCGATGTGTTACAAGTTTTCTCGAACGGAAAGGCGGCCGACAGTCTCACGGAGTTCTCGAGATTACGACGCAAGTTGAAGGAGCGTCCACTCGTAATCCTGCATGAATATCCTTTCGCGGTCAGGATGTCGTCTTAAGAAATCCTTACCCTTTGCCGCTATTCTTGGTTGCTGTTAGTTTTTGGTTGGGGTGAGGTCACTTCCCTCGCGCGTGTTTTTGCTTTGCACAATGCTACGGGACGTTTCCAGTTTACAAAATCGTAGTTTGGAATACAATGTggaattttaggccaaaggccaaacgctaggacctatgaggtcattcagctatgaaatggaaatagacagtaaaaggtttgcaaggtgtaacaggaggaagacgtcgcagttgcactatgaatcaattgtttggtTGAGTATAGTTgagttgaacatagaatttaggccaaaggccaagcactgggacctatgagttcactcggcgctgaaatggaaattgacagtaataggtttgaaaggtgtaacaggaggaaaacctcaaagcagttgcactatgaatcaattgttaggagagggtggaaagtaagatggaagaaagagaatatgaaaggaggcacagtaaaaggaacgaaagtgaaccttaaataatgcctacagtgcaccgcatgaggtccactgacggcactaccccactacggggtccaattgttaggagagggtgggaagtaagatggaagaaagagaatatgaacggaagtatagcaaaaggaatgaaaggtgctGTAGCTAGGGACCAAAGGGACAACGGTGCAGAAAACCTTcggtaatgactacagtgcaccgcatgaggtgcagtgatggcactaaccccctacggggtcaAAATCGTAGCTTTGCCCTATTTAGGTGTCTGCTGGTCTGTGtctctctgtgtctgtgtgtatgtttgcctTCTCTTTgattcttctttcatttcacaatcattttttattttatcataattaatGTCTAACTAGAATAATTGCCCTAAGTTCCATTCCATCATCTTTCATTTcacaatcattttttattttatcataattaatGTCTAACTAGAATAATTGCCCTAAGTTCCATTCCATCATCAGCGTACACCTCTGAAAAAATTCCTTGACTATCATAAAGTTCCAATAATATTCAGCAGTCAACCGCACCAACCTAACCTCAAAGTAAAGTTACACCAATAAGCGAAAGTAACTTTTGCTTTTCGTCTCCAGTTACGTGTGATTTTACAGATTAcgtaagaaatgttttttttctttttttttctttttgtttagacCTCATTCTCATAGGCGCTGAATTACAAACTCGGTCTCTTTGAACGAGTTGACGTTATTCTCTCCCATCAAACTGGTTCTTGGGCACAAATATTCTTGCAATTCAAGATCTGCGTTTGGCAATGGCATGAGTGCTTTGCTTTCATTTGTTGCTGAAAGCAGTTTTATTGCTTTGTTTAGTCTTTGAAGCGAAATAAATTCCACCTTACTGCGGTAACTGTAGCAAGTAAAGACAATAATCGCAGTTAAATACCCCACCAATcaccgtagtggggtagtgccgtcagtgcacctcatcgaTGCAATGTatgcatttcttaaggttctttgcagcgtgttttcggcccctagctgcaactactttcgttccttttactgtacctcctttcatattctctttcttccatcttactttccaccctctcctaacaaatgtttcatagtgcaactgctttgaggttttcctcctcttacacctttcaaaccttttactgtcaattccgcttcagcgctgaatgaccttataggtcccagtgcttggcctttggcttaaattctatgttaattcaattcaattcaatactccaccaatgtttgtttgtttggtgtttttacgttgcatggaaccagtggttattcagcaacgggaccaacggctttacgtgacttccgaaccacgtcgagagtgaacttctatcaccagaaatacacatctctaaaccctcagtggaatgtccgagaatcgaactcgcgaccactgaggtggtaggccaagaccataccgatcacgccactgaggcgctccaccAATGTGATTAGCGAAATTACCCAAATACTCAAGTGATATCTTGTTTCccttcttgaataataataagacgCTAGTAAAACTATAATTATCCGAACGGCCTGCAACAACATTGACGTTTTCTATAGAAACATCAGAAAATTGCCAGGTTTCTTAAGCACTTTAATGACAAACAATAAACAACTCTATTAAAGGATTCTGGTTCAAAATCCAGACTTGGGACCTTGCCAGGTGGTTGCCTGGGTTATGTTGGTTCCATTTCATAAAACTCCGCGAAAATAACGTTCGTAAGTTCTCACTAAATCCTGAAATCATAACATCCTTTGCAGAGGCTCAGCAAAACAAGTTGCCAGTAACTTTTTCGTGATGAGGTCATGATCCGTTGTTGCTCACTAGAGAATTATCTTCGGTTAGAGTACTTTGGCGCAGTCTGTAGACTCTTCTGATGTTCTCATCTAACAGATACAGAATCTGAGGAtctgaatggaatgaaatataatattcaaaCCACACGCttggacctaagaggtcactcagcgctgaaagggaaatttgagAGTAAAATCGTTTTAATGACGAAACAAGAAAACCTCGTAGTAACAATATGATACAGCTGTTTAGGAGAAGATGGAAAGTAAAAGGGAGGAAAGAGActacatgaacggaggtacagtaaaatgaatgaaagggactGCAGTTAGaggtcgaagggacactgcaaaagaaccataagtaatgccggcactagccccctatggAGTGAATCCGAGAATCGGTACAATTCCTAATGCCCAAAGTAAGTAGAACTTAACGAGAGATTATAGCCTTTTCCAACATTAATTCTCACACACAACTTAACAATCCAGGTTCAGTCATTTCGGAGATAATTtctacatttgatttttttttttttcggagataTTTTCTACGTTTGATTTGTTTTCGTAGATATTttctccatttgattttttttcggagatattttccacatttgatttttttcggagatattttctatatttgattttttttcggaaatattttctacatttgattttttttcggaaatatTCTCCACATTTGATCTTTTTCGGAGATATTTtctacatttgattttttttcggaaatattttctacatttgattttttttcggagATATTTtctacatttgattttttttcggagATATTTtctacatttgattttttttcggagATATTTTCtacatttgatttttttcggaGATATTTTCTACATTTGATTTTTTTCCGAGATATTTTccacattgattttttttcggagatattttctatatttgattttttttcggaaatatttttctacatttgattttttttcggagATATTTTCCAATTtgatttttttggagatattttcgacatttaattttttttcggaGATATTTTCGACATTTGAATTTTTCGgagatatttttttacatttgattttttttttttttcgctcttctCAAAACTGGGCTGACGAAAACAGGGAGTGCCAACTTGTCCATCCCTCCGGAAGGATCGCTCCCTGCCCTGACCGATCGGAAACTATACACAATAAAGGCACTTCACCAGAGGACCGGAAAGCAAGatggcccccacccccccccccccccaaaaaaaaaaaaaaaaaaagtgatctaTATCCGAGATGAAGAGTATCTAAACTGAATCCTCCTTCCAGATCTATAGACAGGAAACCCAAGAGCAGTATATAAAGGAAGGGTTAATAATGTTGTGGTCAGTTCGGTTTACGACGAGGGACAAGGATCTATCTCTTAAACTGTGCACCTGAAGGCTTTTTTTCGATTGTGTTTTTTTTAGACGATTAAGAACGATTTTGAAGATATTTTTCCAAGATGTCTTTGATACTGAAAGTAAGTATCGTGAAATGTTCAGTCTTGCGATTTTCTTGCGATTGTGCCAATCCCTGTGCGTGGATCCTCCCAAACTTTGCTCGAAATGAAAAATTCCATTTGTTGTGTCTGTTATAAACTACTGATTGTTAATATTGACATGCTCACTCTTCAGATACAAGGTTTCACTCCTGAAACCTCTGATATTCACATGAATGACAATGCAGGGACTTTCAAATACTGTAAAGTGTCCTTttctgcattttaatacatttttatctatttgttaatttcttgatttattttttcttttgtaataagtggggtctcttctttctgcatttccctttacctcgtcttacttgtTCCTAATGCatatcatattatttggaagctttaatttcaagtaaatgacccctttggtgggcttgttccaagtgaataggtttcatcttctgaagaataataataacaacatcatCATGAAAGGGTTTGAAACTTTAAAAGATAAGTAAATACATAGCTAATacagataaataaatggaaaatacgtATCCTGTATTTTGTGGTAAAACGGTTCATAAGGGTTCTTAAAAGTTTTCGTTACTGTGAAAAAAATCAACCTATATATTTGTGActtagatatgcaaatgcaccATTGTACCACATCTAtgaaaactggggacttggaacaagtagtactttcgtagtttattatacattttcaagttaacagcttttatatataaaggtctgtcaacttctattatattcaatgtgaacttgaaaatgtagaataaactacaaaagtactcGTTGCAAGTGCGTGCCCAGTTTTCACTCATCTTTCTACCATAGAGTTAaggatgcgtatatatatattatatatatatataatatatatatatatatatatatatatatatatatatatgtgtgtgtgtgtgtgtgtgtgtgtgtgcgcgtcttTAAAGAAATGTGCACTTAAGGGTGCTATGTAAGTATACGTAATATTCAAATTTTATGACTTCAAATACATGCTCATTTGCTTAACGATACGCTCCCTAATATATGCATCATTTGGGACTCGTTCACCAAAACTAGTATACTTTTTAACAAGAATACAAAATCTGGCGTGGCGCAACACCATCACTGTCATGATTATTGATCTAAATCAGTAGGATGTTCTCTTATTTGAGTGCTCGATGTGAGAACGTTGCGTGGCAGTCAACAGTGGTCGTAACTTTCTCCCATCAATGGAGTGGAACTATATTTTCTATGaggtcacgcacacacacacacacacatatatatatatacatatataatatatatatatatatattatctatgtgatatatatatatatatttttttatatatatatatatatagaacaaatctaccatatatataataatgcatacttgtaatatgaataaacatatatatactcataaatatatatgtatgtatttatttacgtgtatacatgtatacacatacacacgtatataaataatatatttgtatgcatgtatttttgtatgtgtatgtgtgagtaatCGACATCGGTgaaaagagagaacaaaaaatatCAATCGAAAGAGTAAAACTTCTCCCCCAAAATCCGAAAGGTTAAAAGTCGACCTAAAAATTTGGGAGACTGCCAAAATTCGTCGACTAGATCTATGGCCCCATCTACCTCGAGGGCCATgaccgaaaaaaaaacaaaaaaaacacccaaaatcCGTAGGAATGTTTTCGTTTTAATCTTTCAAAACTGAAAGCGTCATAGggccttgcttttttttttttttttttttttttttgtctcgaaaACCTTTTTGCATTTATTGACTTGCCCACGACGCGAAACGTGAATCACGCTGACACTCAGTGCATGTTATTTCCATGGGAAAATGAGTAGTTTCTGcccttcagttaaaaaaaaaaataaaataaaagaatgcgAGGTATCCCTTTATGAAGTACAACGAATCGAAATGGGGGAAAAATGTCGGTGGTGCATGTATCGAAACATCTCATTTGCATCGTCATCAAAAATCCTTGTTTTTtggactcttctctctctctctctctctctctctctctctctctgttctaacCATTTGAGTTGTGCCTTTCCGCGTAGTTTCAGTGACTTTATTCTCATCTAAATCCTTAAATTTCTTTCAGTGACTTACGCATCCTAAACTATGTTCTTCTTCTAGGAAAATGAAGCCTAAGTAACTTGATCAACTAAAGTTACAAAGCTTCTTCAGTATCTGAGCATTTCATGAGCTCGGTGTGTTGCTAGCCATGCCATttactgtatgagagagagagagagagagagagagagagacttgtgatCCCAacgacagagagagcgagagagagagaaacttgtgttcccaaagagagagagagagagagagagagagagagagagagagagagagagagagagagagaggaaactgtgTTCCcaaacaagagagaaagagagagaaacttgtgttccaaacgagaagagagagaggagagaggagagaggagaggatcgagaggagacggagagagagagaaattttgtgttcccaacgagagagaaagagaggataataagaTACATTTTATTTCAGTTGACGCTGCTTGGCGCGATCGCAGTAGGATGCATAGAAGGGCATGGGTACATGGTATCTCCTGCAGCCCGCAACTCCGCCTGGAGGTTCGGCTTCGGTACCCCAGCGAACTATAACGACAATGAACTCTACTGCGGTGGTCGGACGGTGAGATATTCgaattatctatgattttttattcctttatctttactgatgacatttagttttaaattccgTTTCTTGTATGTAGaatcgttttttatttataactcaTGGTCTGATATGTTAAATAAGGCCAATTCATAAAGTTTTTCCCCAATAAATTTGCTTTCCATTTTTACATCTCCCGTTTTAACATCTAAAGTAGCACTGCTCTCAAAGTACATTATGACCTTAACACGACACAGCTGCCTTCCAGACAAGTAATACACAATTCATGTTTAAAAATTGATTTTCCGTTCTACTCTAGGTTAACTTCTTCGACCTCCCCTATTCATTATTGAAGATCCTCGATTTCCATAAGAATTTCAGATTTGTTTCGTCTAATGTCTCGGTTCACTATGAAAAGCTATTGATATTCTGACCTATTTCAGACTgaatatttattctgacctaTACATCAGATTTCGTTTACTGAACTAGACTATTAGGATAACAAAAATCCTCATTCTCCGGCCTAATTACATTGATTTATTCAACTGTCTCAGTGTACAATACATCAAAACAATGGCCTGTTTCCCGGCCTATTTCAGACTAATTTCTTGAACTGtcccattataatatataatatatatatatatatatatatatatatatatatatatatatatatatatatgtatatatatatatatatatatatatatatatataatatatacgcatataaccTTCATTTCTCATCTTATTTCATACTAATTTCTTCAACTGTCCCAGTCgatagaattaaaaaagaaatacttcATTTTCCAGCCTATTCCAGACTAATTTCTTCAACTGTGCCAGTCTATAAAAAAAGGCTAGATTTTATGCCTATTTCTGACTATTTTCTTCCACCTCCCCAGTCTACAGAATAAGCAAAAAaccacgaattttttttttttaccttatttccaaatattttcttCAACAGTCCTCGATTTTCCAGCCTATTtcagtgtaatgtatatataagaaaataatgccAGATATCCCAGCATAAGTCTGACCAAATATCTTCCAGGTTCAGCATGGAAGGAACGGGGGCCGCTGTGGAGTGTGCGGCGACCCCTGGGACGTCCCAGAACCGCGTCCTCATGAGCGCGGAGGTAGATTCGGGAGGGGAGTCATTACTGAAACGTACACCGAAGGTCAGGTCATACCTGTGACCATCCACATGTCGGCCAATCACAGGGTAAGGGGGAACAAATGTTGAAAATTAATCTTAGGTTTTGTCTCTAAGTTCTGTGTTCGATTTCCTAACAGTAATTTGCTACGGCACGATACTGAAATGTTCTTATAGAACATAATGGAATTTAGACAACTTAGGCCGAAGgtcaagcgctgaatgacctgaggtcattcagcgctgaaattaaaattgtgagtaaaagggttgaaaggtgtaacaggaggaaaacctcaaagcagttgcactatgaatcgattgttagcagagggtggaaagtaggatggaagaaagaatatgaacggaagtaaagtgaaaggaatgaaaagtcttgtagctaggggcagaagggacgctgcaaagactcttaagtaatgcctacagtgctccgcgcAAGAAAAAATGAGAAACGAAATAGACCAACACCCTGAAAGGGATACAGTAAATGACCATATTTCTCTTCTTCACAACATTGCAGGGTCACTACGAATTCCGGCtgtgcaacaacaacaaccccaaCGCCAAGGACTCACAGCGGTGCCTCGACAAACAGCTGCTGGAACTGGCTGACGGATCTGGAACCCGCTACGCCCTGGAAGGTGGCATTCGGGGCAGACACACCGTGCACGTTCAGTTGCCGCCAAAGCTTAGTTGCTCTCACTGCGTCCTGCAATGGACCTGGGTTGCTGGTGAGTATTTGTTTGGCCTTTTTCACTGGTTTCTCGCTTTATAACCTTCTGATCTATAGAAGATTCTCATCAAACgtacatttgacgtctaggcccgtcccttacgacgctcctgattggctgttgacaggCCATAAGActgataacattttatttttcttggaagTTCTCCTAGCGTTTGACTCAAATCGTCTTCCTGAAGGCACCGGAGCTGCCCAACCAGATCAAAAGGCTAAAATGCATGAGACCAATTAGAAACAACCAAAcaaatattctatttttctttgaaGTTTCCCTTAGGATTTGGCTAAATTCGTCGTTCTAAAGGTATTGGAGCTGccttactatggtagattcacatcaaacgtgcatttgacgtctaggcccgtcccttacgacgctcctgattggctgttgataagccactcgcagggctggaaactctcagtctctctcgagggttcacatgggtaggatctatgttccacctctcctgaggtatacatctttcaggagaggtggaacatacatcttgcctatgtggactctcgagagagactgagagtgtccagccctgtgattggtttatcaacagccaaccaggagcgtcgtaagggactcgcctagacgtcaaatgcacggctgatgtgaatctactatagtaaggcaGCTCCAATACCTTTAGAACGACGAATCCAGCCAAATCCTAAGGGGAacttcaaagaaaaagaaaatatttgtttggTTGTTTTTAATTGGTCTCATGCATTTTAGTCTTTTGATCTGTTCAGGCAGCTCCTGTGCCTTCaggaagtttgtttgtttatatgtttgtatggtgtttttacgttgcatggaaccagtggtttttcagcaacgggaccagcggctttacgtgacttccaaaccacgtcgagagtgaacttctatcaccagaaatacacatctctgacccctcaatggaatgcccgagaatcgaactcgcggccacagaggtggcaggcaaagaccataccaaccacgccattgaggcactGCCTTCAGGAAGACGATTTGAGTTAAATGCTACGGGAACTTCcgagaaaaatgaaatatgttatCAATCTTATgtcctgtccacactagcgggcatgcctGTCGGGTACTTCCAGCCGTTTATATTTTCTgtcgcttctgaagcagtgttgcCGTACAATCGCATCGCTCTGGCTACATACTCGGTCGGTCAGTGTAGTGGAAAGGGTTAAGACCCGTCCACATGATCGAGttttgctcgacgaactctgttcgatgtgacgtcagaagcagaaAACAGcagataaggttctgacttttcccgcctctgacgtcacatcgagcaaagttcgtcgggcaaagctcgaccgtgtggacggggctttataGGAAtagtgtttgcccgtcgggcgGTGCCCGCTAGTGTGGGCAGGGCCCTAAATTGGACTTGTGTTCCAATACCTTCAGGAAGACGATTCAGTCAAAAAGGAGCTTTCAACTTCCTAAACAGAAAAAGGATAGAACAAAGTCCTGGTTCATCTTGACACTGGAGGAGGTGATAGCCCATAAATTtaaggttggggtggggggacgTTGATTAGCCAATATCATTTGCTTATCTCAATAGATATTTCCTGAGCATGGACGTTTAAGAACTCACTGATCTCGTCTTTGGTTCGGATAAGAGACAATGATAGTCATTTGATCTTTTCGAGGTGATCATGTTCGCAAACCATGGGAAGTCCAATCGGTGGAGTCATTCATTCGTCCCAACATATGctggatttttaaatttttttttattttcaacttttattcattAGTAATTATTCAGAATGTGCAGCTAAACCGAAAATCCTTAGTAGTACTCGATAAAATTAGTCTTCATATCGTGCTGTTTCTCTTAAAAAGAATGTTCTAATGACTTAAAAATTAACTTAGTAAATTTGAAGTAGACAAATTTTAGCTAA
Encoded proteins:
- the LOC135200042 gene encoding uncharacterized protein LOC135200042, translating into MSLILKLTLLGAIAVGCIEGHGYMVSPAARNSAWRFGFGTPANYNDNELYCGGRTVQHGRNGGRCGVCGDPWDVPEPRPHERGGRFGRGVITETYTEGQVIPVTIHMSANHRGHYEFRLCNNNNPNAKDSQRCLDKQLLELADGSGTRYALEGGIRGRHTVHVQLPPKLSCSHCVLQWTWVAGNNWGYCPDGTGRNGCGPQETFVNCADVRILQKGQVTNGSNSNSSSGNNNSVRPLKPNSGPKKPVYKKPYYPPGWKQSRTGASSPWQNILRG